A single genomic interval of Eurosta solidaginis isolate ZX-2024a chromosome 3, ASM4086904v1, whole genome shotgun sequence harbors:
- the LOC137243134 gene encoding putative fatty acyl-CoA reductase CG8303, with protein MAVMGEHDSSTEELSLSDHNPKIMGHICTIPEFFAHKNIFITGGTGFLGTVLIEALLDTHPDIGTIYVLVRGKRKFDPNERISRLLQKPIFQKYDEKALSKVVPVVGELSEVNFGFSEALLNELIEKVNVIYHSAATIKFSSPLRTAIKTNLTGTMRTIELAKKLRNLSSYIYLSTAFCNSNNRGLIIEEVYKSQFDPYDMMKMAEDDAQWEDFTDEKCKAIIRDHPNTYTFTKNLSENLLMAEMSGLPAAIVRPSIVYGTLEHPMKGWVGNANSGHLGYLAGFVKGIFRTMSGRASAIIDIIPCDFVINSSLVMGWYVGTHHVEQPEVIHCTSGEVNPLTLKEFCVIMNDSVYRHPPNNFVWKPATKLRNGWRYNLFFYLFHIIPALAYSIPEKLFGIGMPHHTALDYMRVFQKGTKAFEYFMDKDFRYSFKNALRIMSIMHESDKKRYNFDSSLCDWSEFIDRCLIGVRRFYFKEAAETTAWHRMYWRVFNVIHYVGFAVLFIAIFGVCALIFGVPIGLTLALAIWGFLVWL; from the exons ATGGCTGTCATGGGCGAGCATGACAGTAGCACTGAGGAATTGTCGTTAAGTGATCATAATCCGAAGATTATGGGACATATTTGCACGATACCGGAATTTTTTgcacataaaaatatttttattaccgGCGGCACAGGATTTTTGGGAACAGTGCTAATTGAAGCACTCTTGGATACACATCCCGATATTGGCACTATTTATGTACTAGTCAGAGGAAAACGTAAATTTGATCCCAATGAGCGTATTAGTCGTTTGCTGCAGAAACCG ATCTTTCAGAAATACGATGAGAAAGCGCTCTCCAAAGTGGTACCCGTAGTTGGTGAGTTGAGCGAGGTGAATTTCGGTTTTAGCGAAGCATTGCTGAACGAGCTCATCGAAAAGGTTAATGTCATCTATCATAGCGCTGCGACAATTAAATTCAGCTCACCTTTGCGTACAGCAATCAAAACTAATTTGACTGGCACAATGCGCACCATTGAATTGGCGAAGAAATTGAGAAATCTCTCCTCTTACATTTATCTTTCGACTGCGTTTTGTAATAGCAATAATCGTGGTTTGATTATCGAAGAAGTTTACAAGTCACAATTCGACCCATATGATATGATGAAAATGGCTGAAGATGATGCCCAATGGGAAGATTTTACAGATGAGAAATGCAAAGCAATTATACGCGATCACCCTAATACATATACGTTTACAAAGAATTTATCAGAGAATTTGCTTATGGCAGAGATGTCTGGATTGCCAGCGGCTATTGTGCGGCCATCGATTG TTTACGGTACCTTGGAGCATCCGATGAAAGGCTGGGTCGGCAATGCCAATTCTGGACATCTTGGCTACTTGGCGGGCTTCGTCAAAGGCATTTTCCGCACAATGTCTGGACGTGCCTCAGCCATTATCGATATCATACCTTGCGATTTTGTGATTAATTCTTCATTAGTGATGGGCTGGTATGTCGGCACACATCACGTCGAACAACCCGAGGTGATACATTGTACATCGGGTGAGGTGAATCCGTTAACCTTAAAAGAATTTTGTGTGATTATGAATGATAGCGTTTATCGCCATCCGCCCAATAATTTCGTATGGAAACCAGCGACAAAACTACGCAATGGTTGGCGTTAtaatttattcttttatttatttcacaTAATACCTGCGCTGGCGTATTCTATACCAGAGAAACTATTTGGCATTGGAATGCCGCATCATAC TGCCTTAGATTATATGCGCGTATTTCAGAAGGGCACCAAAGCTTTTGAATACTTTATGGATAAAGATTTTCgttattcatttaaaaatgcttTACGTATTATGTCTATTATGCACGAGAGTGATAAAAAACGTTATAATTTCGATTCTAGTCTTTGCGATTGGTCTGAATTTATTGATCGTTGTTTGATCGGTGTACGACGTTTCTACTTTAAGGAAGCAGCAGAGACCACAGCGTGGCACCGCATGTATTGGAGAGT GTTCAATGTTATACACTATGTTGGCTTTGCCGTTCTATTCATAGCTATCTTTGGCGTTTGCGCATTGATCTTTGGTGTGCCCATAGGACTAACTTTGGCGCTAGCTATATGGGGCTTTCTCGTGTGGTTATAA